In Spirosoma aureum, a single genomic region encodes these proteins:
- the porW gene encoding type IX secretion system periplasmic lipoprotein PorW/SprE, which yields MFCYFRNRPFLLLLTVLALLTGGLVSCSQYSTKPISKGYHNLTSHFNAYVIARDEIKEAELILFKNRQENYNQLLPILLPVDSMLSMPVKPQLDDAIKKASLIPERHQNSKWLDNAYILIGRARLLKQDLPNAIEVFKYVNTKGTSEDDKHEALVGLMRAYTEASDYTNALNVAEYLRTQPLNKANTRDFYLTKAYMHERKGEYVTAAGILDATFPVLKKGESTARLHLITGQLYDLSGEPTKAIAHYQKVLKSRPSYDQSFYANLYAIQSNGLTGDEKRLAQSAETFENMLNDRKNVDLKDKIYFTMGLLEARNGNFDKAINFYSKSIQAAGSNTTQVPYTYLEIGKLYFDKKTDYANAKVYYDSALALMPQQSPDYAALATRKKTLDEFVQYKTTIRTDDSLLHLAQMNPAALDKQLEDAITQKEKEDKAQAALAQQIIDRASNGNVNSVPGATNSDLQPNERWVLYNPVALSQGRQEFSVRWGNRPIEDNWRRSNKEASEAIAGVNSPLNGGTPANDVNPNAPLQQQDATNATAPTGSAGGPVNARKAQKDALYAKIPFSKEAQAQANQRIENALYKLGKLYKFQLNQPADAIPTFEQLLTRYPNTLQKPEVYYLLHLSNEQLGKTSTWKDKLLAEYPNTSYARLAGRAVAQSTDSEAKALATYTQIYELYKANNVTEALARADNALSAFAGTQLEDKLALLRVILVGKVQTVDAYRQSLNEFVRDYPASPLLPRVKEMLTAANQPTATRK from the coding sequence ATGTTCTGCTATTTTCGTAACCGCCCGTTCCTATTATTGTTAACGGTTCTTGCTCTGCTAACCGGTGGGCTGGTTTCGTGTTCGCAATACAGCACAAAGCCCATCAGTAAAGGCTATCATAACCTGACGTCCCATTTCAACGCCTATGTTATCGCTCGCGATGAAATCAAGGAAGCTGAATTGATTCTATTCAAAAACCGGCAGGAAAATTACAATCAGTTATTACCCATCCTGCTGCCCGTGGATTCGATGCTGTCCATGCCTGTAAAACCCCAGCTGGACGACGCGATCAAAAAAGCTTCCCTTATTCCTGAACGCCATCAAAATAGCAAATGGCTCGATAACGCCTACATATTGATTGGTCGGGCCCGCTTGTTGAAGCAGGATTTACCGAATGCTATTGAAGTTTTCAAGTACGTAAACACAAAAGGAACCAGCGAAGACGACAAACACGAAGCCCTCGTCGGTTTGATGCGAGCTTATACGGAAGCCAGCGACTACACGAACGCATTGAATGTGGCGGAGTATCTGCGTACTCAACCCCTTAACAAGGCAAACACCCGCGACTTTTACCTGACCAAAGCGTACATGCACGAGCGGAAGGGTGAATACGTGACCGCTGCCGGTATTCTGGATGCGACTTTCCCGGTTTTAAAAAAGGGCGAATCGACTGCTCGTCTTCACCTGATTACGGGTCAATTATACGATTTGTCGGGTGAACCGACCAAGGCAATAGCCCATTACCAGAAGGTTCTGAAATCAAGGCCTTCTTATGATCAGTCATTTTATGCGAACCTTTACGCCATTCAAAGCAATGGCCTGACAGGCGATGAAAAACGGTTGGCACAATCGGCAGAAACGTTCGAGAATATGCTCAACGACCGTAAAAATGTTGACCTGAAAGACAAAATTTACTTTACGATGGGCTTGCTGGAAGCCCGGAATGGCAACTTCGATAAGGCCATTAATTTTTATAGCAAATCGATTCAGGCGGCCGGTTCAAATACGACACAAGTTCCATACACGTATCTGGAAATCGGTAAGTTGTATTTTGACAAGAAAACCGACTACGCTAATGCTAAGGTTTACTACGATAGCGCACTGGCGTTGATGCCGCAGCAATCGCCGGATTATGCGGCACTGGCGACCCGGAAGAAAACGCTGGACGAGTTCGTGCAATACAAAACCACGATCCGTACCGATGATAGTTTGTTGCATCTGGCCCAGATGAACCCCGCGGCATTGGATAAACAACTTGAAGATGCCATTACGCAGAAAGAAAAAGAGGACAAAGCACAGGCAGCCCTCGCCCAGCAAATTATAGATAGAGCCTCTAACGGTAATGTCAACTCAGTTCCCGGAGCCACCAATTCAGACCTTCAACCCAATGAACGCTGGGTATTGTATAATCCGGTTGCGTTGAGTCAGGGTAGACAGGAATTTTCGGTACGGTGGGGAAATCGACCCATTGAAGACAACTGGCGCCGTAGTAATAAAGAGGCTTCGGAAGCTATTGCGGGCGTCAATAGCCCGCTTAACGGTGGCACCCCTGCCAATGACGTAAATCCGAATGCTCCCTTACAACAACAGGATGCTACGAACGCAACAGCACCAACGGGGTCCGCAGGCGGGCCCGTCAATGCCCGAAAAGCACAAAAAGATGCCCTCTATGCTAAAATTCCTTTCTCAAAAGAAGCACAGGCACAGGCCAATCAGCGAATAGAAAACGCTTTGTATAAGTTAGGGAAGCTCTATAAGTTTCAACTCAATCAACCGGCCGACGCTATTCCAACGTTTGAGCAATTGCTAACCCGTTATCCCAATACACTCCAGAAACCAGAAGTGTATTACCTGCTCCACCTGTCGAATGAGCAGTTAGGAAAGACATCGACCTGGAAGGATAAACTGTTGGCCGAATACCCGAACACGTCCTATGCGCGATTAGCAGGCCGGGCCGTTGCTCAGTCAACGGATAGTGAAGCAAAGGCACTGGCGACCTATACACAGATTTATGAACTCTACAAAGCCAATAACGTGACCGAAGCGCTGGCCCGTGCCGATAATGCATTAAGTGCGTTTGCGGGTACACAACTGGAAGACAAACTAGCCCTTCTGCGCGTTATATTGGTCGGGAAAGTGCAAACTGTAGATGCCTATCGTCAGTCTCTTAACGAGTTCGTACGTGATTATCCGGCGAGCCCATTACTTCCGCGCGTTAAAGAAATGCTGACGGCCGCCAATCAGCCAACGGCAACCAGAAAATAA
- a CDS encoding F0F1 ATP synthase subunit B, translated as MDLLTPDLGLLFWQVVVFLGLFLILRTFAWKPITDSLHERENNIQSALDLAEKTRVEMTALKADNEKLLAQARSEREAILRGAKETADKMVADSRDKAAAEGQRILEQAREAMQNERQALVTQMKKEVVTLSLDIAEKVLRKELSDKASQEKLVSDLVSNSRLN; from the coding sequence ATGGATTTGCTTACTCCTGATCTTGGTCTATTATTCTGGCAGGTAGTCGTTTTCCTCGGCCTTTTTCTGATCCTTCGCACATTTGCCTGGAAACCAATCACTGATAGTTTGCATGAGCGCGAAAACAATATTCAAAGTGCGCTCGATCTGGCCGAAAAAACACGCGTCGAAATGACCGCGCTGAAAGCCGACAATGAGAAACTGCTCGCACAGGCCCGCTCTGAACGGGAAGCTATTCTGCGTGGCGCAAAAGAAACGGCCGACAAAATGGTCGCTGATTCGCGCGATAAGGCAGCGGCTGAAGGGCAACGTATTCTGGAACAGGCTCGTGAAGCTATGCAGAATGAGCGGCAGGCGCTTGTAACCCAGATGAAAAAAGAAGTGGTTACGCTCTCGCTCGATATTGCCGAGAAAGTACTGCGCAAAGAACTGAGCGATAAGGCTTCGCAGGAAAAACTAGTTAGTGATCTGGTATCCAATTCAAGACTAAACTAA
- the atpB gene encoding F0F1 ATP synthase subunit A, whose product MMSSVINRFLLAIALVMSSLAFVHAQEEGHEGEVPGTHGKKEGFNVGEMIMHHIKDEHGWEFAHGVTLPLPVILYSQDRGLEVFSSSHLANEAVYNGYKQEHGKIHRVDEAGKVDHEAKIYDFSITKNVASLLLSAVILLLIFPAVSKGYVTNKGKAPKGIQSLLEPIILFVRDEIAKPSIGPKYTKFLPYLLTLFFFILVNNLLGLLPGAANLTGNIAVTLVLAVITFLIVTFSGNKHYWLHILKPTGVPIALLPIMIPVEIVGVFMKPISLMVRLFANITAGHIIILSLLGLIFMANHLGGSGTSLAISPVVVFFTLFLNMIELLVAFLQAFIFTLLTAMYIGSAVEEHHEADHGIGYEGAEAH is encoded by the coding sequence ATGATGAGTTCTGTGATTAATAGATTTCTGTTGGCTATAGCTCTTGTTATGAGCTCGTTAGCTTTTGTACATGCTCAGGAGGAAGGCCACGAGGGCGAAGTACCGGGCACACATGGTAAAAAAGAAGGATTTAATGTGGGCGAAATGATCATGCACCACATTAAAGATGAACATGGTTGGGAGTTTGCTCATGGGGTTACTCTACCATTGCCTGTTATTCTGTATTCGCAGGATCGGGGGCTGGAGGTTTTCTCATCATCGCACCTGGCTAACGAAGCCGTCTATAATGGATACAAGCAGGAGCATGGCAAAATTCATCGTGTGGATGAAGCCGGTAAAGTAGATCATGAAGCCAAGATCTATGATTTCTCGATTACCAAAAATGTAGCGTCGCTGCTGTTGAGTGCGGTGATTTTGCTGCTGATTTTCCCCGCCGTTAGCAAAGGGTACGTCACCAACAAGGGCAAAGCGCCGAAAGGCATTCAATCATTGCTTGAACCAATCATCCTGTTCGTTCGCGACGAGATTGCCAAACCAAGCATTGGGCCGAAATACACCAAGTTTCTGCCTTATCTGCTAACGCTATTCTTCTTTATCCTGGTAAACAATCTGCTGGGTCTGTTGCCGGGTGCCGCTAACCTGACCGGTAACATCGCTGTTACGCTGGTACTGGCTGTTATTACTTTCCTGATCGTTACGTTCAGTGGTAACAAGCATTACTGGCTGCACATCCTCAAGCCGACAGGTGTTCCCATTGCGCTCCTGCCAATTATGATTCCGGTTGAGATTGTGGGCGTGTTCATGAAGCCAATTTCGCTGATGGTCCGGTTGTTTGCCAACATTACAGCAGGTCACATCATTATTTTGAGCTTACTGGGACTGATCTTCATGGCGAACCATTTGGGTGGTTCAGGCACAAGTCTGGCTATTAGCCCGGTTGTTGTGTTCTTTACCTTGTTTTTGAACATGATCGAATTGCTGGTGGCATTCCTTCAGGCATTTATCTTCACCCTGCTTACGGCCATGTATATTGGCAGCGCAGTAGAAGAGCACCACGAAGCTGATCATGGTATTGGTTATGAAGGCGCAGAAGCGCATTAA
- a CDS encoding AtpZ/AtpI family protein: MENDPELPPGNRPEKPAGNDPIKKVAEKTTSFVQFSGIAFQMLGTIGLGVWVGLKLDEWQDNKRPIWTIVLSLTAIGASLYLFIRQLTRK, from the coding sequence GTGGAAAACGATCCTGAATTACCCCCCGGAAACCGTCCGGAAAAGCCTGCCGGAAACGATCCGATAAAGAAAGTAGCCGAAAAAACGACTTCCTTTGTGCAATTCAGCGGTATTGCCTTTCAAATGCTTGGCACAATAGGATTGGGTGTCTGGGTTGGTCTAAAACTGGACGAATGGCAGGATAACAAGCGACCTATCTGGACAATTGTATTGTCGCTGACGGCTATCGGTGCGTCATTGTATTTATTTATCCGACAATTGACACGAAAATAA
- the atpE gene encoding ATP synthase F0 subunit C: MLAMLFALLLEATGSVAIMGAAIGAGLAAIGAGLGIGRIGGSAMEGIARQPEAAGRIQTAMLIIAALIEAVALFAAVICLLVATA; encoded by the coding sequence ATGTTAGCAATGTTGTTTGCTCTGCTGTTAGAAGCCACAGGTAGTGTTGCCATTATGGGTGCTGCTATTGGTGCTGGTTTGGCCGCTATCGGTGCTGGTCTGGGTATTGGCCGGATCGGTGGTAGTGCTATGGAAGGTATCGCCCGTCAGCCAGAAGCTGCTGGTCGTATCCAAACCGCCATGCTGATCATTGCGGCTCTGATCGAGGCCGTGGCTCTGTTCGCAGCTGTTATTTGTCTGCTGGTAGCTACCGCTTAA